The proteins below come from a single Elgaria multicarinata webbii isolate HBS135686 ecotype San Diego chromosome 11, rElgMul1.1.pri, whole genome shotgun sequence genomic window:
- the LOC134405722 gene encoding olfactory receptor 11H6-like, which translates to MMLANGTSIQEFVLLGFGGGQKKRFLLLIFFTILYMLTLAENISIITLVFLDTHLAQLPMYILLSNFSWLEICYVTTTVPRMLFDLASPHGIISFHACFLQFYIVFSLGTTEFFFLSAMAFDRYLAICHPLRYSQIMSPNSCYCLVAACWVIGFLGYIIPVTLISKLSFCGPNIIDHFVCDPGPILSLACPPLGNVPFLCQIVVHALFLGNVIFVILSYGIVIFTLMKTANQGNCSKAFSTISMHLLVVALFYGSVGGMYLIPGGESQAELTKAITLFYSVITPFINPLIYSLRNDQVKEALGRLLRRRVRLLK; encoded by the coding sequence ATGATGTTGGCCAATGGGACTTCTATCCAGGAATTCGTTTTGCTGGGATTTGGAGGTGGGCAAAAGAAGCGGTTCCTGCTCCTCATTTTTTTCACCATCCTCTACATGCTCACTTTAGCTGAGAACATCTCCATCATCACATTGGTATTCCTAGACACCCACTTGGCACAGCTGCCTATGTACATCTTGCTGAGCAACTTCTCCTGGCTGGAGATATGCTATGTGACCACCACTGTGCCCCGCATGCTCTTTGACTTGGCGTCCCCTCATGGCATCATCTCTTTCCACGCCTGCTTCCTCCAGTTCTACATCGTATTCTCACTTGGCACCACAGAATTCTTCTTCCTCTCAGCCATGGCTTTTGATCGGTACTTGGCCATCTGCCACCCACTCCGCTACTCACAGATCATGTCCCCGAATTCCTGCTATTGCCTGGTGGCTGCATGTTGGGTCATTGGATTCTTGGGGTACATTATCCCAGTGACTTTGATATCCAAGTTATCCTTCTGTGGACCTAACATCATTGACCATTTTGTATGTGATCCTGGGCCAATCCTCTCCCTGGCCTGCCCTCCACTCGGAAATGTTCCTTTTCTTTGCCAAATTGTTGTGCATGCTCTGTTTTTAGGCAATGTCATCTTTGTTATATTATCATATGGCATTGTAATTTTCACCCTCATGAAAACCGCTAACCAGGGCAATTGTAGTAAGGCCTTCTCCACCATATCGATGCACTTATTGGTGGTGGCCCTTTTCTACGGTTCAGTTGGAGGGATGTATTTAATTCCAGGTGGAGAAAGCCAGGCAGAGCTTACAAAAGCAATAACACTCTTCTACAGCGTCATCACACCATTTATCAATCCCCTGATCTACTCTCTGAGGAACGATCAAGTGAAGGAGGCACTGGGCAGGTTGCTGAGGAGAAGGGTAAGACTGCTGAAGTGA
- the LOC134405721 gene encoding olfactory receptor 11G2-like: protein MDLHNGTTVQEFILLGFRVGQQGRLLLLTFFTAAYTLTLAENFIIIMLVTQDAHLSHLPMYILLSNFSWLEICYVSSTMPRILFDLSFPGGVISFHACFLQFYVFFSLGTSECFFLSAMALDRYLAICHPLRYPQIMTPNFCYVLVAACWAIGFVWYVVPVFLISRLSFCGSNTIDHFACDSAELLALACPPLGYLPLFCYIITSFLILATFLFIAVSYVGIVFTLVKTSSQSSGIKGFSTVSSHLAVVTLFYGSVAAMYIGHSGESHTENTKMITLFYSEVAPLLNPLIYCLRNDQVKQAFVKFLRKKGLI from the coding sequence ATGGATCTTCATAATGGGACCACAGTGCAGGAATTTATTCTGCTGGGCTTCAGAGTTGGGCAACAGGGGCGCCTTCTTCTCCTgaccttctttacagctgcctaCACCCTGACTTTGGCTGAGaacttcatcatcatcatgctaGTAACTCAAGATGCTCACTTGTCCCATCTCCCCATGTACATCCTGCTGAGCAACTTCTCATGGCTGGAAATATGTTATGTAAGTTCCACTATGCCACGGATACTCTTTGACCTATCCTTCCCAGGTGGTGTCATCTCCTTCCATGCCTGCTTCCTCCAGTTTTACGTCTTCTTCTCACTTGGCACCAGTGAATGCTTCTTCCTCTCAGCCATGGCCCTAGATCGCTATTTGGCCATCTGCCATCCACTGCGCTACCCACAAATTATGACCCCAAATTTCTGCTATGTCCTAGTGGCTGCTTGTTGGGCCATTGGCTTCGTATGGTATGTTGTGCCGGTGTTTTTGATCTCCAGGTTGTCCTTCTGTGGTTCGAACACCATTGATCACTTTGCGTGTGACTCTGCTGAACTCCTGGCCTTGGCCTGCCCCCCACTGGGGTACCTCCCCCTCTTCTGCTACATCATCACTTCTTTTCTAATTCTGGCTACCTTTCTGTTCATTGCGGTCTCATACGTAGGTATAGTTTTCACCCTGGTGAAAACATCTAGCCAAAGCAGTGGTATCAAGGGCTTTTCTACAGTCTCTTCCCATCTAGCTGTTGTGACACTCTTCTATGGGTCTGTAGCTGCTATGTATATAGGACACAGTGGAGAAAGTCATACTGAGAACACTAAAATGATCACTCTCTTCTACTCTGAGGTTGCCCCTTTGCTTAACCCCCTGATCTACTGTCTCAGGAATGATCAGGTGAAGCAAGCATTTGTCAAGTTTTTGAGAAAGAAGGGGTTAATTTAG
- the LOC134406430 gene encoding olfactory receptor 11H6-like, whose protein sequence is MELANGTTVQEFILLGFKVEPQKQFMLFVVFTILYVLTLAENITIILLVFIDAHLAQIPMYILLSNFSWLEMCYVSTTVPRMLYDLASSHGNISFHACFLQFYILFSLGSTEFFFLSAMALDRYLAICHPLHYTQIMSPNSCYCLVAACWVLGFLGYILPVTLISNLSFCGPNIIDHFLCDPGPILSLACPPLGNVPLLCQIIVHTLFLGNVVFVVLSYGIVIFTLLKSCNQGSRRKAFSTISMHLLVVTLFYSSVGGMYLIPGGESQAELTKAITLFYAAITPFLNPLIYCLRNKQVKEALGRLLRRKLSWLMAKVTV, encoded by the coding sequence ATGGAGTTGGCCAATGGGACCACAGTCCAGGAATTCATTTTGCTGGGATTTAAAGTTGAGCCACAGAAGCAATTCATGCTTTTTGTTGTCTTCACCATTCTCTATGTTCTCACTTTAGCTGAGAACATCACCATTATTTTACTGGTGTTTATAGATGCCCACCTGGCCCAGATTCCTATGTACATCCTGCTGAGCAACTTCTCCTGGTTGGAGATGTGCTATGTGTCCACCACTGTGCCCCGTATGCTCTATGACTTGGCTTCCTCACATGGGAACATCTCCTTCCATGCTTGCTTCCTCCAGTTCTACATCTTATTCTCTCTTGGCTCTACtgaatttttcttcctctcagcTATGGCTTTGGATCGGTACTTGGCCATTTGCCACCCACTGCACTATACACAAATAATGTCTCCAAATTCCTGCTATTGCCTGGTGGCTGCTTGTTGGGTCCTCGGATTCCTCGGGTATATTCTCCCAGTGACTTTGATTTCCAACTTGTCTTTCTGTGGTCCTAACATCATTGACCATTTTCTTTGTGATCCTGGGCCGATTCTCTCCCTGGCTTGCCCTCCACTCGGAAATGTTCCCCTTCTCTGTCAAATTATTGTTCATACCTTGTTTTTAGGCAATGTTGTATTTGTTGTGTTATCGTATGGCATTGTAATTTTCACCCTGCTGAAGTCCTGTAACCAAGGCAGCCGTAGGAAGGCCTTCTCAACCATATCAATGCACCTATTGGTGGTGACTCTTTTCTATAGCTCAGTAGGAGGGATGTATTTAATTCCAGGTGGAGAAAGCCAAGCAGAGCTCACTAAGGCAATTACATTGTTTTATGCTGCCATTACTCCTTTTCTCAACCCCTTGATCTACTGTCTGAGAAACAAGCAGGTGAAAGAGGCACTGGGCAGGTTGCTGAGGAGAAAATTGAGTTGGCTGATGGCAAAGGTCACAGTATAA